The following proteins are encoded in a genomic region of Mycobacterium sp. 155:
- a CDS encoding LpqN/LpqT family lipoprotein — MATASRKAVVLAAAALVLTSCAHLIDGHPVASQDLLAAAKTGELKCNPVDAPLVTVPRVDADEPTIKIPQPPGWDRIEGRDNDLLRYTMINKNLQNGNFSPTIVIALESVADAMTPDEVFAAQRKSISTLGVPESAMEVDNIKICGLPAQTVNYQLPQMGVLQPHPATALFVAYRSELRTYCAGLTVQTTAPDNLIYKRDSEMMVSGFQVLPVTHP; from the coding sequence ATGGCGACTGCGTCGAGGAAAGCCGTTGTGTTGGCGGCTGCGGCGCTGGTGTTGACGTCGTGCGCGCATCTGATCGACGGCCACCCGGTGGCCTCACAGGATCTGTTGGCAGCGGCGAAAACCGGAGAGCTGAAATGCAACCCGGTCGATGCGCCGCTGGTCACAGTGCCGCGGGTGGACGCCGACGAGCCCACCATCAAGATTCCGCAGCCCCCGGGCTGGGATCGTATCGAGGGCCGCGACAACGACCTGCTGCGGTACACGATGATCAACAAGAACCTGCAGAATGGCAACTTCAGCCCGACGATCGTGATTGCGTTGGAAAGTGTGGCCGACGCGATGACGCCGGACGAGGTGTTCGCCGCGCAGCGTAAGTCGATCTCCACCCTTGGCGTGCCCGAAAGTGCCATGGAGGTCGACAACATCAAGATCTGCGGTCTGCCGGCGCAGACCGTGAATTACCAATTGCCGCAGATGGGTGTGCTGCAACCGCATCCGGCGACCGCGCTGTTCGTGGCCTATCGCAGCGAGCTGCGAACGTACTGCGCGGGGTTGACGGTGCAGACGACGGCACCTGACAACCTCATTTACAAGCGGGATTCCGAGATGATGGTGTCAGGCTTTCAGGTGCTGCCGGTGACGCATCCCTAG
- the purH gene encoding bifunctional phosphoribosylaminoimidazolecarboxamide formyltransferase/IMP cyclohydrolase: MSDKRPIRRALVSVYDKTGLADLARGLHEAGVTIVSTGSTAKTIASTGVPVTPVEEVTGFPEVLDGRVKTLHPRVHAGLLADTRKPEHLAALRELNVEAFELVVVNLYPFTETVESGASVDECVEQIDIGGPSMVRAAAKNHPSVAVVVDPLGYDGVLAAVRGGGFTLDERKKLASLAFRHTAEYDVAVAGWMASTLAPAEDSGPASVLPQWFAGTWHRSAVLRYGENPHQQAAVYRDDSVWPGLAQAEQLHGKEMSYNNYTDADAAWRAAFDHEEICVAIIKHANPCGIAISSVSVADAHRKAHECDPLSAFGGVIASNTEVSVEMAEAVADIFTEVIIAPAYEPGAVEVLARKKNVRILVASEPLAGGIEMRQISGGVLLQQRDALDAEGDDPNNWTLATGQPADEQTLTDLTFAWRTCRAVKSNAIVVAKDGATVGVGMGQVNRVDAARLAVQRAGDRVVGAVAASDAFFPFPDGLETLAQAGVKAIVHPGGSMRDDAVTDAAAKAGISLYLTGARHFAH, translated from the coding sequence ATGAGCGACAAGCGACCGATTCGGCGCGCATTGGTCAGCGTCTACGACAAGACCGGCCTCGCCGACCTGGCTCGCGGTCTGCACGAGGCCGGCGTGACTATCGTCTCCACCGGTTCGACGGCGAAAACCATTGCCTCGACCGGTGTTCCGGTGACCCCGGTCGAAGAGGTGACGGGCTTCCCCGAGGTGCTCGACGGCCGGGTGAAGACTCTGCACCCGCGCGTGCACGCCGGACTGCTGGCCGATACCCGTAAGCCGGAACATCTTGCCGCTCTGCGGGAGTTGAACGTCGAGGCGTTCGAGTTGGTGGTGGTCAACCTCTACCCGTTCACCGAGACCGTCGAATCCGGTGCATCGGTCGACGAATGCGTCGAACAGATCGACATCGGCGGCCCGTCGATGGTGCGGGCGGCAGCCAAGAACCATCCGAGTGTGGCGGTGGTGGTAGACCCGCTGGGTTACGACGGCGTGCTGGCCGCGGTACGCGGTGGAGGCTTCACCCTGGACGAGCGAAAGAAGTTGGCGTCGTTGGCGTTCCGGCACACTGCCGAATACGACGTCGCGGTGGCCGGCTGGATGGCGTCGACGCTGGCACCCGCGGAAGATTCTGGGCCCGCGTCCGTCTTGCCCCAGTGGTTCGCCGGCACCTGGCACCGCAGCGCGGTCCTGCGGTACGGCGAGAACCCGCATCAGCAAGCCGCCGTGTACCGCGACGATTCCGTGTGGCCGGGCCTGGCGCAGGCCGAGCAGCTGCACGGTAAAGAGATGTCTTACAACAACTACACCGATGCCGACGCAGCATGGCGGGCCGCGTTCGACCACGAAGAGATCTGCGTGGCGATCATCAAGCACGCCAACCCGTGTGGCATCGCGATCTCGTCGGTTTCGGTCGCTGACGCGCATCGCAAGGCACACGAGTGCGATCCGTTGAGCGCGTTCGGCGGCGTCATCGCCTCGAACACCGAGGTCAGTGTGGAGATGGCGGAGGCAGTCGCGGACATCTTCACCGAGGTGATCATCGCGCCGGCCTACGAGCCCGGTGCGGTGGAAGTGCTTGCGCGCAAGAAGAATGTCCGCATCCTGGTTGCCTCGGAGCCGCTGGCCGGAGGCATCGAGATGCGCCAGATCAGCGGCGGCGTGTTGTTACAGCAACGCGACGCGCTCGATGCTGAAGGCGACGACCCGAACAACTGGACGCTGGCCACCGGTCAGCCTGCCGACGAACAGACTCTGACCGATCTGACTTTCGCCTGGCGGACCTGTCGGGCAGTCAAATCCAATGCCATCGTGGTCGCCAAGGACGGCGCCACCGTCGGTGTCGGAATGGGCCAGGTCAACCGGGTCGACGCGGCGCGTCTGGCGGTACAGCGCGCGGGGGACCGCGTGGTAGGCGCCGTCGCGGCCTCTGATGCGTTCTTCCCGTTCCCCGACGGGCTCGAGACTTTGGCGCAGGCGGGGGTCAAGGCCATCGTGCACCCCGGTGGATCGATGCGCGACGATGCGGTCACCGATGCGGCCGCCAAAGCGGGGATCAGCCTGTACCTCACGGGCGCACGGCATTTCGCCCACTAA
- the purN gene encoding phosphoribosylglycinamide formyltransferase translates to MQQPLHVPPCAPARLVVLASGTGSLLASLLAAAVDEYPARVVAVGTDRACAALDIAADAGVAAYTVRLGDHADRGAWDAELTAATEAHEPDLVVSAGFMKILGPQFLSRFNGRVVNTHPALLPAFPGAHAVPEALAYGVRVSGCTVHLVDAGVDTGPILAQRAVEVHDGDTEETLHERIKVVERRLLVDVLAALATRGVTWTGRKATFGC, encoded by the coding sequence GTGCAGCAACCGCTTCATGTGCCCCCCTGTGCGCCCGCGCGGCTTGTCGTATTGGCTTCAGGCACGGGATCGCTGCTGGCTTCGCTATTGGCTGCCGCTGTCGACGAGTATCCAGCCCGGGTGGTTGCGGTCGGAACGGACCGCGCGTGTGCCGCGCTCGATATCGCCGCAGACGCCGGGGTGGCGGCCTACACGGTTCGTCTGGGCGACCATGCCGATCGGGGCGCCTGGGATGCGGAGCTGACCGCCGCAACGGAGGCCCACGAACCTGATCTGGTGGTCTCCGCAGGTTTCATGAAGATCCTTGGACCCCAGTTTCTTTCGCGCTTCAACGGCAGGGTGGTGAATACCCATCCGGCGTTGCTGCCGGCATTCCCGGGAGCGCATGCGGTGCCTGAGGCGCTGGCGTACGGGGTGCGCGTGTCCGGGTGCACGGTGCACCTGGTCGACGCCGGAGTGGATACCGGGCCCATCCTCGCGCAGCGCGCCGTGGAGGTGCACGACGGGGACACTGAAGAGACGTTGCACGAGCGCATCAAGGTCGTCGAACGGCGACTTCTGGTGGACGTGCTGGCCGCGCTGGCAACCCGCGGCGTGACTTGGACCGGACGAAAGGCGACCTTCGGATGTTGA